Genomic window (Culex pipiens pallens isolate TS chromosome 3, TS_CPP_V2, whole genome shotgun sequence):
AGACCTGGGTCTTTGGACCGTTTGCTTGTGAACTGTACGGCATGTTGGGATCCCTGTTCGGCTGCGTCTCCATCTGGTCAATGACACTGATTGCGTTCGATCGTTACAACGTCATCGTCAAGGGTCTCTCGGCCAAGCCGATGACCAACAACGGTGCCCTGCTGCGAATCTTCCTCGTGTGGGCTTCCTGCCTGGCATGGACTATCCCTCCATTCTTCGGATGGAACCGATATGTCCCCGAGGGTAACATGAGCGCTTGCGGAACCGACTACCTGACCGACACCTTCCTGAGCCGCTCGTACATCCTGGTATACTCGGTCTTTGTCTACTTTGCACCTCTGCTGATGATCATCTACTCGTATATCTTCATCATCAAGGCCGTGTCCGCCCACGAGAAGAACATGCGCGAACAGGCCAAGAAGATGAACGTAGCTTCGCTGCGATCGTCGGAAGCCCAGAACACCAGCACCGAAATGAAGCTGGCCAAGGTCGCCCTCGTCACCATCTCCCTGTGGTTCATGGCCTGGACTCCATACCTGATCATCAACTACACCGGAATCTTCAAAGCGGCCCCGATCACCCCTCTGGCCACCATCTGGGGATCGCTGTTCGCCAAGGCCAACGCCGTCTACAACCCGATCGTGTACGGAATCAGCCATCCAAAGTACCGTGCTGCCCTGTACCAGAAGTTCCCGTCGCTGTCCTGCACGGATGCCGTCGACGACAGCCAGTCGGTGACCTCCGGCACTACCACCGTGGTCAACGAGGAGAAGCCCTCGGCTTAAGCTGCACGTTGTAACGGTCTCGAGTATTTTTCTGTTAGTTTCTAGTCAATTTTCGTTAATAAATGCAAGTGAAGAGTACGCCAAAGATCTTTTCAATTTACGACCGCAAAAATCCCACACTAATCTTGATTCTGGGAAAGTCTGTAATTCCCATCGACTTTAAATGAGTCAACTGCGAGTTTAGCGACACTTCAAACAAACCACATTTAATAGCTTCTCACCTAATTTGTTGTTGTACATATTGTGTCCAAAGTGCAATGAAAAGAAGTGCAAAAATGCGttcaatatttgcatttttaatcaatacctAAACGCTACTTTATTCAGCCCATTCATGCGGAGGCTTGTCCGCTAAAGTGTGTGTCGCGTGGCACGACTAATCGGTATTACAAACAACACGAGTAAAACAATCAGAACGGAAAAGTTTTCCCGAGCAGCTAAGCCAGTTGAGTTGTGGAATCCCAACCATCAATACCGACCTGATACAGCTGTAATTCCCAGCTGAGCTAACGACACGCGCCAGTCATCGTATCGCATCGCATCTCCATATTATCTCATGCCCTAGACATCTATGGGCAGCAActagcaaaatatcaatgaatgaaTATGTAGCAACTAGTCAAACCCGCTGTGACCATGAAATCGTGCATATTGAACTACTATTTCTGGcacctcaaaataaaaatgcaatccTTTGAGCCGTTTTGTTTAACCTTGGACTTCTTTAGACTTGAAGTGTAAACATTGCACTTTGTTTCGCCGGCGTTGAAGTCGCTTGTCACCTCCGCGCATGTCTTGAGTCGCTTTGCACGGACTTATGCTGGTGCAGCGAGGGCACGAGGCCGCGGCCGGCAAAAAACTTCCTCATTTTTCCATCACGAGTGATCACGGCATAGTGGGATCGACACACATTTTGCATGACAAAGCAAACGTTTAGTTAGTTTGTTTTTCCTTTTCAATTTAGAATCTGTAAAAAATATTGAGAACGTTTGATAAATTGTTTGATcaaaaaagtgatatttttaaagatattatACATACATTTATACTGATAAAAGATTCCAACttcaatccagactcgattatccgaagttttgattataagttctgaagttcgattatacgaaggtttgtatgggacttcggataatcgaatcatcaacaaaaaaaatgttttgcttttaacatcaaattcgaattctgcgaccccattttagtccaATTTGAGTAGTTTATATTgccttaaaattaacaaatgcatttttttaatgtttcatcaccaccattttggccgccatcttgaatttaaaagttgTGAACTGCcgctgatcgcataaatgtcccatatgcattttcatcgtttttgcattattgatgcagtttgattcaaaatcgtgtgctctttcaaaagagcctacgacattcagtactttgttctaaaaatcagtaggaaatcctgttttttcgctaaaagttaacacgtagccttatgtgtgggacaaacttgttttgCGTTTTTCCCAGCttactgtttttgcatatgggacatttatgcgaacatgggcagtgaatcactttagagtagcttAGGGGTTATActcaagctcgacaatcaaaaacaagacaacgaaaaaaatatttttcgtgattcgattatccgaaaatacgaagtgaaaattttccgaggccttcggataatcgtgtctGGACTGTATCCAGTTGTGCATGCATTCTTTACGTGGATTTGTCGTTTATCCCTGTAAGTCATCGTAAGCTTTTGCAtaccaaaaaaagaaaataaaaacattttgcaagaaaattatttttgtcatttaaaaatacTCTGGAGTTTTAATCACTATGGTAtttattagaggtgggcaaaaaaagagcgaaccgctcaaagagccggttcactgaaaagagcgaacgaaccgtggctcacaaaaaaagaaccgcggttcttttttaaactccgctcttttgaaagaactgtttcaatatggcatgatttttgttataaatataattaattgaatttccaaaaattgtagtattaaatttgtttttgagaattgaaaatgcaatttcaaaaattgcaatgcttataaaaattaatcccaaaagtaaacgattttctaaacaaaatgaaataaacttttcagtGTGCAACTGATTGTTCattaaagtaaaaaactttcaaatttttatgaaaatagaagtcttatccaCTGAAAACccttgggcatgagtaaggacctcgacgccgttagcaatgttggctttaaaataaaatttcgtgataatatcacttccccccagccaacatttttgccatgcgaagcgggcctcgacgctgtgtctaggtttaattcctagctaggagccatcagtgtcttaagaggtggtcccaaggccgagtaggagttcatgaagcaaattagtcgtctcccacccc
Coding sequences:
- the LOC120416166 gene encoding opsin-1-like produces the protein MASYAAWNAAQSGLGTMVNLTVVDRVPADMLHMVDAHWYQFPPMNPLWHSILGFAIFVLCFISLVGNGCVVYIFTNTKTLRTPSNLLVVNLAFSDFLMMFTMGPPMVINCYHETWVFGPFACELYGMLGSLFGCVSIWSMTLIAFDRYNVIVKGLSAKPMTNNGALLRIFLVWASCLAWTIPPFFGWNRYVPEGNMSACGTDYLTDTFLSRSYILVYSVFVYFAPLLMIIYSYIFIIKAVSAHEKNMREQAKKMNVASLRSSEAQNTSTEMKLAKVALVTISLWFMAWTPYLIINYTGIFKAAPITPLATIWGSLFAKANAVYNPIVYGISHPKYRAALYQKFPSLSCTDAVDDSQSVTSGTTTVVNEEKPSA